Genomic window (Acidobacteriota bacterium):
GACCAGGCGCGTCGATAGATGGAGAGCTGATCCTCATCGAGAGCCGAAAAACGAGTGCTCGGGTAAGGCATGATATCGCTCATCCCGGGCACGGCGAAATCGAGCGGCTGCCAGCCGAAAATCAGAGGGTAGATGCGCCCGGCGGAAAGGCCTCCGACCTCCGGTTGAGGGTCGTCGAGAGGCACACCGACCACAGCGCGCTGATCGTAACCCGCAACAGCCGCGTGGCGGACGGTGGAATCGAGGGTGATTCCGCTACCGGTCAAGGATGGACGTTGCGAAAGGGCGTGTAGTATGCGCACTGATGAATTATGGCTTGAGAACAATGAAAATTGAATTCCGCCCCCCTCCGCGAGACTGTTCCAAGAATGGGATCCGTAGCACCGCTCCAGGATGAGATCGGGCAGAGATCACCACCGTCGTACTCCGCATCTCGAAATATGGGATCCTGTTTTGCAGGTTCCCGAATTGGAGGGGAGGCACCATGGAAAACCTCAAAGACGAGCTGGTGGAGCTCTGGTTCGGGGAAAACCTGGACGACGCAGAGGTCGCACGGGCCAAGGCAGATTTGTGGTGGGGTCACCGTACCGAGACGGATGACCTCCTGCAGGTGCGGTTCGGTGCGGCGGCGTCTGCTGCCGCCGCCGGAGTCCTCGATCATTGGAGCGGGTCTCCGCGTGGCCGGTTGGCCCTGATCCTGCTGCTCGATCAGGTGCCGCGTGCGATTCACCGGGGCAGGCCGGCTGCATTTTCCCAGGACGGCGACGCGCGCCGGGTGGCCCGGCAGGGCCTCGAGTCGGGTGCGGACAAGCTCTTGAGGCCGATTGAGCGGCTGTTCTTCTACCTGCCATTCGAGCACTCGGAGGACCTTGCTGATCAAGATTTAAGCGTCGCGTTGATTCGCGATCTGGCGGAGGCGGTGCCGCCGGAGCACCGCACAACCTTTGAAGAATTTGTTGACTTTGCGGAACGGCACCGCGAGGTGATCTCGCGCTTCGGGCGATTCCCGCACCGCAATGCCACCCTCGGGCGCGAGTCGACGCCGGAAGAAAAGGCGTTCCTGGAACAACCCGGTTCCTCGTTCTGAGCAGGGGGGGGAAATCCGAGATCCGAATTCCGATTTCCTCTCTAGCCCGGACTGTTCATGAGGCTTTGTCGCGAGGACGGTGAGGTGCTGCGACCAGTGGAGTTTGCGATCCAAGGGGCGCGGAGGCGTAATTGGCGGTGCGTCGAGCACCCCGAGGCGAGCAAACACCGCTGGGTGCGGCGCATCGCCGGCCGCAGCAGGAGCTTCATGAATTGTCCGGGCTATACTGTGCCGATGGCACGTAAGCGCGCAAAACCGGAGGCCTGTACGCTGTGCGACGGGACCGGGTGGATCCTCGCCGAAGAGGATGGCGTTGAGCTCGTTCGGCGATGCGAATGTGCCGAGGGTGTGCTGCGGGCCAGGCTCCTCAGGCAGGCCGGCATTCCGTCTCGCTACCGTCACTGTTCGCTCGAGAACTTCGAGCTCTGGAATCCCGAAGACCCGACTCTCGCCAAGACTCTGCGAGCAGTTCAAGAGTTTGTTGACCTCTTTCCAGCTGGTGATAAGGGCATTCTCCTGATGGGAGCGGTTGGCACCGGCAAGACCCACTTGGCGGTGGCGGCCCTACAGCAGATCATGCGCGAAAAGAACCCGCCAGTGCATGGGCGATTCGCGGATTTCACCGCTCTCGTACTCGAAATCCAGATGACTTTTGACGGATCAGGCTCGAGCCGCGAGATCCTTCGCCCGCTGATCGAAGCGGATCTGCTGGTGCTCGACGAGTTAGGTGCGGGGAAGACCACCCCGTGGGTGATGGATCTGCTCTATTACCTGGTCAACACCCGGTATCTCGAGGATCGGGTGACCATTTTCACCACCAACTTCTCCGATTTCCCGCGCGGTCAGAGTGAATCGCTGACCGACCGGGTTTCGGCCCGCATCCGCTCGAGGCTTTACGAAATGTGCCGCCGCCTCGAGCTCCGTGGCCGCGATTACCGCGCCGAGCGCCTCGCCTCCCGCGAGGGGGGCCTCCGTCTGTGAAGGGCTGGCGGCTACTCGTCCTTCCGATGATTGTCGTCGGCTGCGCCAGCGCACCGCCGGGTACGGAAACGCCTCGGTCGCCGACGCCGACGGCATCGCAATCGCCTCCACCGACACTCACGACGGTTCCGCCCATGCCGATCCCAGTTCCCACTGTGCCGCCGCCAGCTGCGCTGCCGTCCCGAGACACCGATCCGCCACTGATTCGCGTGCTGCTCCAGCGTTCGACCGGCACCGTCGAGTTGCCGCAGCCCGGGAGGGCCTACCGTGTGACCACCGGAGGACGGGGGGCGTGGTTGTGGGGCCCGTTGAGGCTCCGTTCAGTCGACTCGGGAGGTCGCCGGTGGCAGGTGGGAGCCTGGCGAGATCCTGCCAACGCGACCGCCGCAGCCAACAGGGTGCGGGGGGCATTTGGAGATGCGGTTGAAGTTGCTGAAGAACAGACTGCGAATGGCCTGATCAGGGTTCAGGTTGGCTGGCCGTCGACCGAGCCTGCGGATCCGGGGGCCGAGCTCATCGCGCTCGGGTTTGACGGAATATACCCTGTGGCGGCGACGGGAGTGTTGCGCATCGAGGATTCAGTCGGAGGTTCGATTACCAGCGACACCGATGTTCTGATCGAACCGGCCGGAGACTGGCCAGTGGTGGTCGGAGGCTGGCGCCGATATCGCGGTCGGGTGCGGGCTCGGGCAGTCGGCGAGGAAACCCTGGTGATCAACGAGCTCAACATGGAGAGCTACCTCAAGGGCGTGGTGCCGGTCGAGATGGGTCCCTCAGCATTTCCCGAACTCGAGGCGCTCAAGGCTCAGGCGGTGGCGGCGCGCACCTATGCCGTGGCCCACCTCGGTGACCATGACGACGAAGGTTGGGATCTCTGCGCGACGCCGGCCTGTCAGGCCTACTACGGGAGAAGTGCAGAACACCAACTGTCGAATCGCGCGGTGGATGAGACGGCCGGGCTGGTGGCGGCGTTTCACGACATTCCCATCGATGCGATGTTCAGTTCGACCTGCGGCGGTCATACCGAGGACGCCGCAGTCCTCTTCGAAGATCGCGCACAACCCTATCTGGTTGGCGTTCCCTGCGCGTGGGATCGTCCGCTGCGTTTGATCGGTAATACGCCATCGGGAGGGTGGATAAACTCGACCGCATTCTCGGCAACGGTTGCCCTCGAAGTCCTGGATCTCGAGCCCGGTGCGACACCGAAAGAAATACTCGATCGGGTTCTCGAGGAGAGTGGAGTCAGGCGCGACACGCCGCCACCGGTCGATCCGGAATCGTTCGCGGTCGCGATTCTCAGAGCGGTGGACGTCAATCCGCCGGAGGGAATCGCGCCGACGGTGAACGGTCTCGACCGGCTCCTCTTCCTGGCGGACCTTTTCAAGAAACCACTCGATCCGCCAACCGACCGGAACAGCGATCTCTGGCCCGCGGCGGCGGCGCTGACGGCACTCGAGTTGCGGGGCCATGTTTCGCGCGACAACGGCGAGGCGGTTCCTCGGCCAGACGGGGCGGGGATCTTCCCGCGTCGTGCCGAACATGGTGAGGATCTGCCGTCTCCGCTGCCGTTGTGGGAGCAGTGGAGCGGTGGTTTCCGACGGCTGGCCACTACCGAGGCCCTGCCGGGGACGGCGCTCGAGAGGTTGCGGGTCGGCGACCGGGTGGTTGCCCTGGTGGTGCGCCGGTCCGGTGGTGACGGCGAGGCTGACCGGCGCTCGGCGTGGCGTGAGTGGGTGCGCGAGAAAACATGGACGGAATTGCAGAAGCTGACGGGAATACCGAATCTGCAGCGCCTCACCGTAACCCGTCGCTCGAAATCGGGCAGGGTTGTCGGCTTGGCCGCAGTCGGGACCGATGGGAGGACCAAGGATTGGTCCGGGTTCGAAATCCGGCGGGTGCTCGAGCTGCCTGAAACACTCTTCGCGATGCATCATCGAAGAGATCCGGACGGCGAACGCATCGTTCGCTTCCTCGGTCGCGGTTGGGGGCACGGTGTCGGCCTGTGCCAGAACGGATCGTACGGTTTGGCGAGGGCCGGAATGACCTTCGATCGGATTCTCGGCCACTATTACACGGGTATCGAAATCATTCGTTGGGACGGCGAGTTGCCGGTCCAGCGCCAATAGGGGAGGAATGGTGGACTTCGAGCTCAGCCAGGACCAGCAGGCTATTCGTGACATGGTTCGAGAGTTCGCGCGCAAGGAGATCGCTCCGTATGCGCTCGAATGGGACGAGAAGCAGCACTTTCCTCGGGAGCTGTTTTCGCAGCTCGGCGAGCTCGGGCTGCTCGGGATTCTGATCCCGGAAGATCTGGGCGGCGCCGGCCTCGGGTACGTCGAGTACGTGACTGTCCTCGAAGAGATCGGCGCGGCTGACGGTTCGATCGGCCTTTCGGTTGCGGCGCATAACTCGTTGTGCACCAATCATCTCTATCTCTTCGGTTCGGAAGAGCTCAAGCGAAGATTCGTGCCGAAGCTCGCGTCCGGGGAATGGATCGGTGCGTGGGGCCTGACGGAGCCACAGGCTGGATCGGATGCCGGCGGTACCCGGGCGACTGCGGTACGCGAAGGCAACGAGTGGATCCTCAACGGCTCCAAGACCTTCATCACCCATGCGTCGGTGGGGGATGCGGCGGTACTGGTCGCGAGGACATCCGACGAGGGGAGCCACCACGGGATCTCGGCCTTTTTCGTGCCCTTCGATCGCCCGGGAGTCTCGCCCGGGAAGAAGGAGAACAAGCTCGGTATGCGCGCTTCCGACACCTCGTCGTTGGTGCTCGAGGACTGTCGGGTGCCCGAAGGCTACCTGCTCGGCTCGGAGGGGGAGGGCTTCGTACAGGCGATGAAGGTCCTCGACGGTGGTCGCATTTCAATAGCTGCGTTGTCGGTAGGAATCGCCCGCGGCGCCCTGGACGCCACATTGAGTTACTCGACCGTCCGCGAGCAGTTCGGGAAACCGATTTCGGCCTTCCAGCTCACCCGGGCGAAGCTCGCCGATATGGCGACCAGTGTCGATGCGGCGCGCCTCCTCACGCTGCGCTCGGCGGCGATGAAGGATCGAGGGATGACGACGACCCGCGAGTCGGCTATGGCCAAGGTCTACGCGTCCGAGGTCGCGGTAGCAGTTGCCGAGGAGGCGGTGCAGATCCACGGAGGCTATGGCTACACGAAGGAGTACCCGGTCGAACGTGCGTGGCGCGACGCGAAGCTGTGCACGATCGGAGAAGGCACCTCCGAGATCCAGCGCATGGTGATCGCTCGGGAACTCTTGAAGAACACCGGAGAAGGGCGATGACCGATTCGCCGGTACTCGATCACATCGGCGTGGCGGTCCAGTCGATCGACAGCGGTGCCGCAGTCTACGAAATCGTAGGCATCGAGGTCGAGGGCACCGAGGAAGTACCCGAACAGGGGGTGAGAGTCGCGTTCCTTCCGGTCGGTGAGACGCGGATCGAGCTGCTGGAGCCGATTGGCGAAGACTCCCCGGTTGCACACCACTTGGAACGCCGGGGTGCCGGTCTGCACCACATCTGCTTTCGGGTATCGGATATCCGTTCGGCAATGGCGCGGCTCTCGGCTGAAGGCTATGACCTGCTTTCGGACGAGCCCCAGCAGGGTGCCGACGGTTGTCTGGTGTGCTTCGTTCACCCGAAATCCGCTGGCGGCGTCCTGATCGAGCTCTCGCAGCGCGCAGTAGTGACTTCATGAAGGATGCGGGATAGTCTCGAATGGTGAACGACGTCGGAGAGGGTTCGCTGGTCATCCTTCACTGTGGGAATCCGCGTGAAAAGATGTGGGGCATCCTGCGGCGTCTCGACGCCGTGGGAGCAGTAGTCCGTGGCCTCGATCTCGATTCGGTCGAGGACTGGCTCCGTCAGGAGAGGGCTGGTGACGAGCAGCTGATCGGTCCGACCACCTTTTTCGTGCCGATTGGCAGGATCGTGCGGATCGATCTCGACGAGACCAACCAGGTCATCGAGAGTTACGGTGATCGATACAGATCGGCTTGCGGTCGCGACGTGCGTGATGCTCTCTTGGGAGGCGGCGAATCAGAGGCGTGAAACTGCGCCGGTTGGTGATGCCGATCCTCCTTGCGGGGGCCTCTCTGTGGAGCGTACCCGCGACCGCCCAATACGAAGGTCGGGTCGATGTCAACGCGGTCGTAGTGCCGGTGACCGTGCGCGACGGCAAAGGTCGGGTGGTCACAGGGGTAGCGCGCAAGCGCTTCAAGCTCCGTGTGGACGGTCTCGGGGTTCCGATCCGTGACCTCGATCTCGAAAGTGACCTGCCGATCAGTCTCGGTTTCATCCTCGACACCTCGGGCTCGATGATGGGTCGGAAGATGAGCGGGAGCCAGGAGCTGGTGATGGCATTCCTCGAACATCGGCGTCCTGAGGACCAGATCGCCCTTTGGACGTTCGGTGACAACCGGGTGCTGGAGCGCTTTCCGTTCGGCATGGGGTGGTACCTGTTGCCGAGAGTGCTGGAAACACTGAAGCCGTGGAGCACGACAGCCCTTTACGACATGGTCCTGAGGGTTCCCGAAGTGCTCGAGAAGGCGCGCCACCATCGACGCGCGGCCATTCTGCTCACCGACGGGGTGGACAACGCATCGCGGATCAGCGCCGAAGAGGCGACGGCGGTGGCGCGTCGCCTCGAGACCCCGATCTACGTACTCGGAGTCGAGCCTCCATCCCCGACGGACACGGTCGAAGGCCCCTCGTTCGAGGAGATACTGACGCTGATTGCCGATGCGTCGGGAGGGCACTATCGGCGGATTCCCCGGGCCGAGCAAATGCCCGAAGTCGTAGATGAACTCCTGCACGAACTTTCATCGCGCTACATACTGACCTTCGTGACCTCTGGAGTCGGGCAGCGAAAATGGCGGACCCTCGAGGTCACCGTGGAGGGTTACGACGCCACCACCCGCTCCGGATACATGGGGACGCTTCCGTAACGGCGAGCTCGCATTTCGAAATTCGAATTTCGGATTTCGAATTTGTCGAAGCCACGCGATAACGGGTTTCAGTGCACGGCAAGCGCTGATATTTCAGAGAAGAATGAAGAATCTTTTCCGTAATCTGCAGTGAAGTCACAGTTATTGTGCGCTGCATCACTCGAATAGACCACGATTAAGTGATGGAACCTCAAGATCTTGGCCAGTCCCAACCGACAAATTGATGTATCTTGAGGTACAATAAATAGCAGGGAAGGAAAAGCGAATTCGATTGATTAAGCAAGGGAATTCCCGCGGAGGTATGCATGCGTAAGGCTCTCTTAGTTCTCGGTATCTGCATTCTGGCGACCCCGGCTTGGGCCGGCGGTGGATACAGCCTGTTCGGGTCGTATGCTGAAGTCAACGACGACGGTCAGACTGGCGGTTTGGGCGTGCGGCTGACTCTCGGCGGTACGAGGTGGGTCGGTGATCTCTCCTTCACCTGGTACCCGAGCGTCTCGAATGTTGACACCATTACCGGATATAGGGGCAAGGTGCAGGTGATGCCTGCTGAACTCGGCGCTCGATACCTGTTCAACCCCTATAACAAGTTCATGCCCTATGTGGGCGGTGGGGTATCGCTGATGTACACCTCCGTCGATAACGCCAGCGCCAAAAACGGCCTCGGATTCTACGGCCTCCTCGGCTTCAATCTCGGCACGCATCGAACCAAGTTTTTTGCCGAAGCGGTGTATCGCTGGGCGGAGTCGGACGTGACCTATGGCACGCCTGCCAGCAGTGTGAAGGGGACGATGGACGTCGGTGGATTCGGCGTCAATGCGGGAGTCATCTATACGTTCTGAGATAGTCGACAACAGGCAGAGATTTGATTCAGATAAACAGCCGACCGGTTCGGGTCGGCTGTTTGTTTTGATGGACGAACCGAACCGGATCATGCGGATGGCCGACCCGCCCGAGGTCGTCAGATCAGTCAGTCGTCCTCGACCACAACCGCGGTGCCGTAGGCCAGCAGCTCTGCTGCGCCTGTCATCAGCATCGAGGTGGCGAAACGGGTGCAGATCACCGCGTTCGCCCCCAGGGCTTCGGCGTCCTCGACCATTCGGTCGAGAGCCTGCTCCCGTGACTCGGCCATCATTTTTGTGTACTCGGACACCTCGCCTCCGACCAGGGTCCGCAGAACGGCCATCACATCCTTGCCGACGTGACGGGCGCGGATCGTGTTGCCGCGAACCAGGCCGAGGGTCCGAATGATATGCATGCCCGCAATCTTGTCATCAGAGACAACGATCATTTCTCCACCTCCCGGTAAGGGTCGGTTTGTGCGGTCCGCAGCCGGTCGAGCAGTACCGAGAGGAACAGGAGTACAAGGGCGCTGAGTCCACCGAACACCAGGAAACGTTCCATCAGGTTTTCAGATCCCTGCCAGAACTGCCATAACGCAAAGCCCGCCAAGGCCACGGCCCAGATGATGGCTACAACCCAGCCGGTTCCTCGGGCGGCAAGGCTCAAACCCGTCTTCGGCCGCTCGTCCCACTGGGAATCATCTGGCCGGGAGAACTCAGTGGACATCGCCGCTTCCCTCAATGTCCGGAGTTCGTCGATCAGTCCGCGGCAATACGTACAGTCCTCGAGATGAATGCGGACCCTTTGCTCGGCGGCCTGGGTCAACTCGCCGTCGATATATCCGGAGATCAACGTCTCGTCAAAGCTCGCAGGGCAGCGATCAGTCATCCGTAGCCTCCCCGGTGCCGCTCCTGTGCCTCCGCACCTCTTCCTGTAACAGGCGTCGGGCTCGGTGCAGGCGCGACATCACCGTTCCTCTCGGTATCTTGAGAGTCTTCGCGATTTCCGCGTAAGACAGGTCTTGGTAGTCGCGCAGAACCAGGACCTCGCGATATCGAGGGTGGATTCTCTGGAGACATTGCCAGACCAGAGCCTGAAGCTCACGCCGCGAGGCTTGTGCCTCGGGATCGGGTGCGGTGTCCCGGGGCTCGAAGCGCAGGACGTCATCCGCAGGTTCGAGCGATTCGGTTTTTCGCACCCGGAGACGTCTCGCGCGGTCCCGCACCAGATTACGCACGATACGCAACAGCCATGGGCGGACCGGTCGCGAAGCATCAAATCGACCGAGGGAACGAAAGAACCGAACCATCGCATCCTGGGCCACGTCGAGCGCATCGTCGGGGTGGCCGATAAGCTGCAGAGCAAAGATGTAGGCCTGTTGCCGACAGCTCCGGGCGAGCTCATCCAACGCGTCAACGTCACCCTTTTGAGCGAGTATCACAGTCTGCGCCTCGCTCGGAGGCGACAGTGCAACGGCTGCCGGAGTGGGCCGCGGGCCGGTCATGGCAATGCTCACGCCCTCCCTTACGCGCCCGAGGAACTCTTATTCCACCGGGTTTCGAGCACCTTCACCGCCGCTTCGTAGCCCTCTCCGTCAATTTCGTCGAAGTGTGCCTCCTTGTGGGAATCAATGTCGAGCACTCCTGTCACCTGGCCGTCCGGACCGTGAATCGGGACGACGACCTCGGAACGGCTGCGACTGTCACACGGAATGTGGCCGGGAAATGCGTGCACATCTCGCACGATCTGGGTCTTGTTGCTGTCGATCGCAGCCCAGCACACGCCCACGTGGCGCTCGAGCACCAGGCACGCCACCGGGCCCTGGTACGCATCCACCACCAGCTCTCCATTCTTGAGAAAGTAGAAGCCGGTCCAAGAGACCCCGGGCACCTTGTGGTGGAGCAGCGCTGCGGCCGTGGCGCAGTGGGCGCTGCGATCTTCGGTCTTCTCGATCAGCTCCTCGAGCTGCTTGGCGATGCGCTTGAAACGGTCGAGACGACTTTGGTCGGTCATGGCTGTTTCTCGCAATTAGGAATTAGGAATTAGGAATGAGGAATTCCCACCCGACCTCCCGAACTCGACACGGGTGCGTGGATGGCATTCCTCATTCCTCATTCCTCATTCATCATTCCTCATTTTTCTACATCTCCTCCGGGATCGGTATTCCGAGAAGCTGTTCGAGCAGGATCTCCATCTCCGAGTCGAAGAGCGTGAACACTGCTCGCCGCAACCTCCTCATTTCGGCATCGTCCTCAGGTACGACCGGGTGCGCGTGGTAGAGGCGATGGAAGAGCTGGGCCAGCTCGTGCGTGTGTTGGGCCAGCAGAGAAAACTCGAGATGCATCACGGACTGGCCGACGACCTCTTGCCGGAGGGCACATTGCAGGATCATCTCCCACAGGTCGTCGTCGATCTCGGTCCCGAGCAGGCGATCGATTTCGTCTCCCTCGAGCCGCCCCTCTCCACGGCGCTCGGCGAGCTTGTCGAAAACCTTCCGTGCTCGCACCGCTGAGTACTGGAGATAGGGTCCGGTGTCACCTTCGAACGCGAGGGCGTCGTCGAAATCGAAGGCGAGAACGCGGTTGCGCGACTGGCGTGCCATCAGGTACCGCAATGCACCGACGGCGATCGCCCGGGCGCGATCAGCGACGTCTGCCGGCGTTCCAGTGCCGTCGAAGCGCGACACGATCGCGTCCTCCGCCGCATCGGTCAGGACGTCGAGAAACTCGTCCGCCTTGACCCCGATACCCCGGCGGCCCGACATCTCGACATA
Coding sequences:
- a CDS encoding VWA domain-containing protein, with translation MKLRRLVMPILLAGASLWSVPATAQYEGRVDVNAVVVPVTVRDGKGRVVTGVARKRFKLRVDGLGVPIRDLDLESDLPISLGFILDTSGSMMGRKMSGSQELVMAFLEHRRPEDQIALWTFGDNRVLERFPFGMGWYLLPRVLETLKPWSTTALYDMVLRVPEVLEKARHHRRAAILLTDGVDNASRISAEEATAVARRLETPIYVLGVEPPSPTDTVEGPSFEEILTLIADASGGHYRRIPRAEQMPEVVDELLHELSSRYILTFVTSGVGQRKWRTLEVTVEGYDATTRSGYMGTLP
- the mce gene encoding methylmalonyl-CoA epimerase gives rise to the protein MTDSPVLDHIGVAVQSIDSGAAVYEIVGIEVEGTEEVPEQGVRVAFLPVGETRIELLEPIGEDSPVAHHLERRGAGLHHICFRVSDIRSAMARLSAEGYDLLSDEPQQGADGCLVCFVHPKSAGGVLIELSQRAVVTS
- a CDS encoding SpoIID/LytB domain-containing protein; the encoded protein is MPIPVPTVPPPAALPSRDTDPPLIRVLLQRSTGTVELPQPGRAYRVTTGGRGAWLWGPLRLRSVDSGGRRWQVGAWRDPANATAAANRVRGAFGDAVEVAEEQTANGLIRVQVGWPSTEPADPGAELIALGFDGIYPVAATGVLRIEDSVGGSITSDTDVLIEPAGDWPVVVGGWRRYRGRVRARAVGEETLVINELNMESYLKGVVPVEMGPSAFPELEALKAQAVAARTYAVAHLGDHDDEGWDLCATPACQAYYGRSAEHQLSNRAVDETAGLVAAFHDIPIDAMFSSTCGGHTEDAAVLFEDRAQPYLVGVPCAWDRPLRLIGNTPSGGWINSTAFSATVALEVLDLEPGATPKEILDRVLEESGVRRDTPPPVDPESFAVAILRAVDVNPPEGIAPTVNGLDRLLFLADLFKKPLDPPTDRNSDLWPAAAALTALELRGHVSRDNGEAVPRPDGAGIFPRRAEHGEDLPSPLPLWEQWSGGFRRLATTEALPGTALERLRVGDRVVALVVRRSGGDGEADRRSAWREWVREKTWTELQKLTGIPNLQRLTVTRRSKSGRVVGLAAVGTDGRTKDWSGFEIRRVLELPETLFAMHHRRDPDGERIVRFLGRGWGHGVGLCQNGSYGLARAGMTFDRILGHYYTGIEIIRWDGELPVQRQ
- a CDS encoding acyl-CoA dehydrogenase family protein encodes the protein MDFELSQDQQAIRDMVREFARKEIAPYALEWDEKQHFPRELFSQLGELGLLGILIPEDLGGAGLGYVEYVTVLEEIGAADGSIGLSVAAHNSLCTNHLYLFGSEELKRRFVPKLASGEWIGAWGLTEPQAGSDAGGTRATAVREGNEWILNGSKTFITHASVGDAAVLVARTSDEGSHHGISAFFVPFDRPGVSPGKKENKLGMRASDTSSLVLEDCRVPEGYLLGSEGEGFVQAMKVLDGGRISIAALSVGIARGALDATLSYSTVREQFGKPISAFQLTRAKLADMATSVDAARLLTLRSAAMKDRGMTTTRESAMAKVYASEVAVAVAEEAVQIHGGYGYTKEYPVERAWRDAKLCTIGEGTSEIQRMVIARELLKNTGEGR
- a CDS encoding YbjQ family protein codes for the protein MIVVSDDKIAGMHIIRTLGLVRGNTIRARHVGKDVMAVLRTLVGGEVSEYTKMMAESREQALDRMVEDAEALGANAVICTRFATSMLMTGAAELLAYGTAVVVEDD
- a CDS encoding sigma-70 family RNA polymerase sigma factor — its product is MTGPRPTPAAVALSPPSEAQTVILAQKGDVDALDELARSCRQQAYIFALQLIGHPDDALDVAQDAMVRFFRSLGRFDASRPVRPWLLRIVRNLVRDRARRLRVRKTESLEPADDVLRFEPRDTAPDPEAQASRRELQALVWQCLQRIHPRYREVLVLRDYQDLSYAEIAKTLKIPRGTVMSRLHRARRLLQEEVRRHRSGTGEATDD
- a CDS encoding ATP-binding protein, whose translation is MARKRAKPEACTLCDGTGWILAEEDGVELVRRCECAEGVLRARLLRQAGIPSRYRHCSLENFELWNPEDPTLAKTLRAVQEFVDLFPAGDKGILLMGAVGTGKTHLAVAALQQIMREKNPPVHGRFADFTALVLEIQMTFDGSGSSREILRPLIEADLLVLDELGAGKTTPWVMDLLYYLVNTRYLEDRVTIFTTNFSDFPRGQSESLTDRVSARIRSRLYEMCRRLELRGRDYRAERLASREGGLRL
- a CDS encoding DUF924 domain-containing protein, which gives rise to MENLKDELVELWFGENLDDAEVARAKADLWWGHRTETDDLLQVRFGAAASAAAAGVLDHWSGSPRGRLALILLLDQVPRAIHRGRPAAFSQDGDARRVARQGLESGADKLLRPIERLFFYLPFEHSEDLADQDLSVALIRDLAEAVPPEHRTTFEEFVDFAERHREVISRFGRFPHRNATLGRESTPEEKAFLEQPGSSF
- a CDS encoding zf-HC2 domain-containing protein, with product MTDRCPASFDETLISGYIDGELTQAAEQRVRIHLEDCTYCRGLIDELRTLREAAMSTEFSRPDDSQWDERPKTGLSLAARGTGWVVAIIWAVALAGFALWQFWQGSENLMERFLVFGGLSALVLLFLSVLLDRLRTAQTDPYREVEK
- a CDS encoding GAF domain-containing protein, encoding MTDQSRLDRFKRIAKQLEELIEKTEDRSAHCATAAALLHHKVPGVSWTGFYFLKNGELVVDAYQGPVACLVLERHVGVCWAAIDSNKTQIVRDVHAFPGHIPCDSRSRSEVVVPIHGPDGQVTGVLDIDSHKEAHFDEIDGEGYEAAVKVLETRWNKSSSGA